A region from the Sandaracinus amylolyticus genome encodes:
- a CDS encoding gamma-glutamylcyclotransferase family protein, with product MSVAYFAFGANTCRDVLVRRRRIDPISSEPASLRDHRLAFVQRGIPLIEPAFASVLPQPGATVHGVLHVLRDDDMERLDRLEAAGYARVEREVHAREGVMPAFLYVTRSPTHGLRPSRRYRDLIVRGAREHGLPASWIDELERFPTAHVPGVSDAVPWIIEALDRVLRRAPD from the coding sequence ATGAGCGTCGCGTACTTCGCGTTCGGTGCGAACACGTGCCGCGACGTGCTGGTGCGACGGCGCCGCATCGATCCGATCTCGAGCGAGCCCGCGTCGCTGCGCGACCATCGACTCGCGTTCGTGCAGCGCGGCATCCCGCTGATCGAGCCCGCGTTCGCGAGCGTGCTCCCGCAGCCGGGCGCCACGGTGCACGGCGTGCTGCACGTGCTGCGCGACGACGACATGGAGCGCCTCGATCGACTCGAAGCGGCGGGCTACGCGCGCGTGGAGCGCGAGGTGCACGCGCGCGAAGGCGTGATGCCCGCGTTCCTCTACGTGACCCGCAGCCCGACGCACGGCCTGCGACCCTCGCGCCGCTATCGCGATCTGATCGTGCGCGGCGCGCGCGAGCACGGCCTGCCCGCGTCGTGGATCGACGAGCTCGAGCGCTTCCCGACCGCGCACGTCCCCGGCGTGTCCGACGCCGTGCCGTGGATCATCGAAGCGCTCGATCGGGTGCTCCGCCGCGCGCCGGATTAG
- a CDS encoding DUF882 domain-containing protein, whose product MLRVRSIALFVALALPSIARADVTVIYAAPSERAPLVARPVCPVGMSESACARAAATPPTPPPPPRIAITPPPPPRTPEPRVAITPPPPPRTPQPAALPPAPSACAAPVTFVRGSERRSLVLLDCDGRPHPESLVALSVLARPPGAPLPDPATLVAHASDPTWVAPSIRRLHPGLLERLRVIADRFPGHAIEIVSGDRPDARPGSRHLHGLALDLRVSGASLDAVHELVSRFDRTGVGLYPAGGFLHLDVRTRATRWVDASGPGEPPRPTPEDAPPRAARIRRVPTPDAPAPPPPRPSDDELGLDADAIVDALTRELDARMPTLAPPRLR is encoded by the coding sequence ATGCTCCGCGTCCGCTCGATCGCGCTCTTCGTCGCGCTCGCGTTGCCGTCCATCGCGCGCGCCGACGTGACCGTCATCTACGCGGCGCCGAGCGAGCGCGCGCCGCTCGTCGCGCGTCCGGTGTGCCCGGTCGGGATGAGCGAGAGCGCGTGCGCGCGCGCCGCGGCGACGCCGCCCACGCCGCCGCCTCCTCCGCGCATCGCGATCACGCCGCCGCCTCCTCCGCGCACGCCCGAGCCGCGCGTCGCGATCACGCCGCCGCCTCCTCCGCGCACGCCCCAGCCTGCTGCGCTTCCTCCTGCGCCCTCTGCGTGCGCTGCGCCCGTCACGTTCGTGCGCGGCAGCGAGCGACGCTCGCTCGTGCTCCTCGACTGCGACGGTCGCCCTCACCCCGAGAGCCTCGTCGCGCTCAGCGTCCTCGCGCGCCCGCCCGGCGCGCCGCTGCCCGATCCCGCGACGCTCGTCGCGCACGCGAGCGATCCCACATGGGTCGCACCTTCGATCCGCCGCCTCCATCCCGGCCTGCTCGAGCGCCTGCGCGTCATCGCCGATCGCTTCCCCGGCCACGCGATCGAGATCGTCTCCGGTGATCGTCCCGATGCGCGCCCCGGGAGCCGTCATCTGCACGGCCTCGCGCTCGACCTGCGCGTGAGCGGCGCGAGCCTCGACGCCGTTCACGAGCTCGTCTCGCGCTTCGATCGCACCGGCGTCGGGCTCTATCCCGCGGGCGGGTTCCTCCACCTCGACGTGCGCACGCGCGCCACGCGCTGGGTCGACGCGAGCGGGCCCGGCGAGCCCCCGCGCCCCACGCCCGAAGACGCACCGCCGCGCGCGGCGCGCATCCGCCGCGTCCCCACGCCCGACGCGCCCGCGCCGCCTCCTCCGCGCCCCAGCGACGACGAGCTCGGCCTCGACGCGGACGCGATCGTCGACGCGCTCACGCGCGAGCTCGACGCGCGCATGCCGACGCTGGCCCCGCCGCGGCTCAGGTGA
- a CDS encoding universal stress protein: protein MYKHILAATDFSDLGDRALQKASELAIRLDAKLTFVHVMVSEESASPMYAQHEVRAHVKRLGERLPQHKDVQVELEVRVGDAPTEILAAAEAHDADLIVIATRGERGFAEWLLGSTAERVVRNARRDVLIVT, encoded by the coding sequence ATGTACAAGCACATCCTCGCTGCCACCGACTTCTCGGATCTCGGCGATCGCGCGCTGCAGAAGGCGTCGGAGCTCGCGATCCGGCTCGATGCGAAGCTGACCTTCGTGCACGTGATGGTCTCCGAGGAGAGCGCGAGCCCGATGTACGCGCAGCACGAGGTGCGCGCGCACGTGAAGCGGCTCGGCGAGCGGCTCCCGCAGCACAAGGACGTGCAGGTGGAGCTCGAGGTGCGCGTCGGCGATGCGCCCACCGAGATCCTCGCGGCGGCCGAGGCACACGACGCGGATCTGATCGTGATCGCGACGCGCGGCGAGCGCGGCTTCGCGGAGTGGCTGCTCGGGTCGACCGCGGAGCGCGTGGTGCGGAACGCGCGCCGCGACGTGCTGATCGTCACCTGA